A single region of the Rhizobium grahamii genome encodes:
- a CDS encoding Rrf2 family transcriptional regulator — protein MSVLLDLGIRLLVLAAARAPDKVTIRETAASCAASHAHLAKAANRLVKGGFLCSLRGRRGGLKLALPPEAIDLGAVVQSLLGSQPACHVRDEVLVGWRRVQDEAASAYVRHLAKMTLSDIL, from the coding sequence ATGTCCGTGCTGTTGGACCTCGGAATTCGACTTTTGGTGCTCGCAGCCGCTCGAGCTCCGGACAAGGTGACAATTCGTGAGACGGCCGCGAGCTGTGCCGCCTCTCATGCCCATCTGGCGAAGGCCGCTAACCGGCTTGTCAAAGGCGGTTTCCTCTGTAGCTTAAGGGGAAGACGTGGCGGCCTGAAACTTGCATTGCCCCCCGAGGCGATCGACCTCGGCGCCGTGGTCCAGTCCTTGCTTGGTTCCCAGCCGGCGTGTCATGTTCGCGATGAGGTCCTCGTAGGCTGGCGTCGGGTACAGGACGAGGCAGCATCAGCCTATGTCCGTCATCTCGCGAAGATGACTCTTTCTGACATCCTTTGA
- a CDS encoding Crp/Fnr family transcriptional regulator, whose product MKVDRAVLKSLPLFERMTDPDLDSMLEHATPRRVAQGDAVFEQGGNAKSFFLLIHGRLKVTQVTHDGQQIIVRMVHPGDLFGFAMALRRNDYPGTARAAAESLVIGWPTEMWSRFVEQNPRLAMTAMQTIGQRLEEAHTRIREMSTEEVEKRVAHAVLRLSKQAGKAVEAGIRIDFPISRQDIAEMTGTTLHTVSRILSAWESRGIVEGGRQKLTVTDPPRLLKLAEGELD is encoded by the coding sequence ATGAAGGTTGATCGCGCAGTCCTGAAGTCGCTGCCGCTGTTCGAGCGCATGACTGATCCCGATCTGGATTCGATGCTCGAACACGCAACGCCTCGCAGGGTCGCTCAAGGCGACGCAGTCTTCGAACAGGGCGGAAATGCCAAGTCGTTCTTTCTGCTCATTCATGGAAGGCTTAAGGTCACGCAGGTGACCCACGACGGACAGCAAATTATCGTGCGGATGGTTCATCCTGGCGACCTCTTCGGCTTTGCGATGGCTCTGCGCCGCAATGACTACCCCGGCACCGCCCGAGCGGCGGCCGAAAGCCTGGTCATCGGCTGGCCCACGGAAATGTGGTCCCGGTTTGTCGAGCAGAACCCCCGATTGGCTATGACTGCGATGCAGACGATCGGCCAGCGTCTCGAAGAAGCCCATACTCGCATCCGCGAGATGTCTACGGAAGAGGTGGAGAAGCGCGTCGCTCATGCCGTCTTGCGCCTATCGAAGCAGGCAGGAAAGGCCGTCGAGGCGGGGATTCGGATCGACTTTCCAATATCGCGACAAGACATCGCAGAGATGACCGGTACAACCCTTCACACAGTTTCGCGCATCCTTAGCGCCTGGGAATCCAGAGGCATAGTAGAGGGTGGCCGACAGAAGCTCACCGTAACCGACCCTCCGCGCCTCTTAAAGCTTGCGGAAGGCGAACTGGACTGA
- a CDS encoding SUMF1/EgtB/PvdO family nonheme iron enzyme, whose amino-acid sequence MIGKTGTEKISGVSIAIPLALLVALSAAVAVETGSVPFENAAPKLEEPESVVVAPRTFAYRDSAEYFRKGLAVDAPLTKVDVRTPLQIMKFQTTRSEYRRCVEEGECIPADEPEGGATAEMPLTGVSYDDAVRYAVWLSKRTGRTWRLPTDFELANAADDRFPDDALGVADDEKNPAVRWLADYEREARRAASVNPRPQPQGSFGVSKTGLVDFGGNIWEWTSTCNTRVDLDQGKAKEKPSSLDCGIFIASGKHRAPMSSFVRNPKGGGCSVGAPPDNLGFRLVRQPTLIEGVTDFARRAAADLIARPKQAHMETGTNEG is encoded by the coding sequence ATGATTGGCAAGACTGGAACTGAGAAGATTTCGGGTGTTTCGATCGCCATCCCACTGGCGCTGCTCGTGGCCCTGTCGGCAGCGGTCGCGGTCGAGACAGGATCAGTCCCCTTCGAGAACGCGGCTCCGAAGCTTGAAGAGCCAGAGTCGGTTGTGGTGGCACCGAGGACGTTCGCATATCGGGACTCGGCAGAGTACTTTCGCAAGGGTCTGGCAGTGGACGCGCCTCTCACCAAAGTCGACGTCCGAACGCCTCTGCAGATCATGAAATTCCAAACAACTCGGAGCGAATACCGTCGTTGCGTGGAAGAGGGAGAATGCATCCCCGCGGACGAGCCAGAGGGTGGAGCGACGGCTGAAATGCCTCTAACGGGAGTAAGCTATGATGACGCAGTTCGCTATGCCGTCTGGCTGTCGAAGCGAACGGGGCGAACCTGGAGGTTGCCCACTGACTTCGAGCTCGCAAATGCTGCCGACGACCGCTTCCCAGACGACGCTCTGGGAGTTGCCGACGACGAGAAGAACCCGGCGGTGCGATGGCTCGCCGACTACGAACGAGAAGCACGTCGAGCCGCGTCGGTGAACCCTCGCCCTCAGCCGCAAGGCTCGTTTGGCGTCAGCAAGACCGGGCTTGTGGATTTTGGCGGAAATATTTGGGAGTGGACGTCGACGTGCAACACTCGTGTTGATCTTGATCAAGGTAAGGCTAAAGAAAAGCCGTCAAGTTTGGACTGCGGCATCTTCATTGCTTCCGGAAAGCACCGCGCGCCAATGAGCAGTTTCGTTCGCAACCCCAAAGGAGGCGGATGCTCGGTGGGGGCGCCACCGGATAATCTGGGATTCAGGCTTGTCCGTCAGCCGACGCTCATCGAAGGCGTCACGGACTTCGCAAGAAGAGCCGCGGCCGATCTTATCGCCCGGCCGAAACAGGCGCACATGGAGACAGGCACCAATGAAGGTTGA
- the nirK gene encoding copper-containing nitrite reductase, with the protein MNNTLQMTRRTMLTGAAVAGALTPILVAGTAHAEDEHATPQGGKSAPVDISKLPREKVELVKPPFVHIHDQKAKGGPKIKEFTLTIKEQKMVLDKEGTEVNAMTFDGSVPGPLMVVHQDDYVELTLVNPETNTMQHNIDFHAATGGLGGGALTVVNPGESTVLRFKATKAGVFVYHCAPPGMVPWHVTSGMNGAIMVLPREGLTDGHGKPIVYDKVYYVGEQDFYIPRDEKGNFKKYDSPGEAYADTVEVMKKLVPTHIVFNGAVGALTGENAMTAKVGETVLIIHSQANRDTRPHLIGGHGEYVWATGKFANVPDVDQETWFIPGGTAGAAVYTFAQPGIYAYVNHNLIEAFELGAAAHFKVTGDWNDDLMTSVKAPSGA; encoded by the coding sequence ATGAACAATACTCTTCAGATGACCCGGCGTACAATGCTGACGGGTGCGGCCGTCGCAGGTGCTCTTACGCCCATCCTGGTGGCCGGCACTGCTCACGCGGAAGATGAGCATGCCACTCCACAAGGCGGCAAGAGCGCGCCGGTCGATATTTCGAAGCTCCCTCGCGAGAAGGTCGAGCTTGTGAAACCGCCATTCGTCCACATTCATGATCAAAAGGCCAAGGGCGGCCCCAAGATCAAGGAGTTCACGCTAACCATCAAGGAACAGAAGATGGTGCTGGACAAGGAGGGAACCGAGGTCAACGCCATGACTTTTGACGGATCGGTCCCCGGCCCACTGATGGTCGTCCACCAAGACGATTACGTCGAGCTGACCCTCGTCAATCCCGAAACAAACACCATGCAGCACAACATCGACTTCCATGCTGCCACCGGCGGCCTTGGCGGCGGCGCGCTGACAGTTGTCAACCCAGGCGAAAGCACAGTACTCCGCTTTAAGGCGACGAAGGCAGGGGTTTTCGTTTATCACTGCGCACCTCCCGGAATGGTGCCATGGCACGTTACCTCGGGCATGAACGGCGCGATCATGGTACTGCCTCGTGAAGGCCTGACAGATGGCCACGGCAAGCCGATCGTGTACGACAAGGTCTACTACGTCGGCGAACAGGATTTTTATATCCCTCGCGACGAGAAGGGTAACTTCAAAAAGTACGACAGCCCCGGCGAGGCATATGCGGACACAGTCGAGGTCATGAAGAAGCTCGTCCCCACGCACATCGTCTTCAACGGTGCGGTCGGCGCCCTGACCGGGGAAAACGCAATGACCGCCAAGGTCGGCGAAACTGTGCTGATTATCCACTCGCAGGCTAACCGCGATACCCGACCCCATCTGATTGGCGGCCATGGTGAATACGTTTGGGCGACCGGGAAATTCGCAAACGTTCCAGACGTAGACCAGGAAACTTGGTTCATTCCGGGGGGAACGGCGGGTGCTGCCGTGTACACCTTCGCGCAACCCGGCATCTACGCCTACGTCAATCATAACTTGATCGAGGCATTCGAGCTCGGTGCGGCGGCCCACTTCAAGGTCACCGGCGATTGGAACGACGACCTCATGACGTCGGTCAAAGCGCCTTCGGGAGCTTAA
- a CDS encoding NnrS family protein, translating to MQNKKNDSANAPRGMSREGLVIFSYGFRPFFLAAAIWAIVSIDIWAAFLTLGLPVATEYGTLYWHAHEMLFGFAPAILAGFLLTAIPNWTGRLPIAGRPLMCLFALWSAGRIAMLSSGVIGVAPAAAIDALFLPVMLVLCAREVVAGKKWKDLKVIAGLAVLSAANLLFHVQAIAGNGPDVSIRLGLGAYILLVTIVGGRILPSFTRNWINQFGRTDFPVPYNRFDSASIIVGALSLAIWSLAPDSMVSGALGLLAAGLNVARLVRWRGWVTSPEPIVFILHAAFAFVPLGFAAIALQALGLPELAVIHVFAIGGVSLMMLAVMTRASRGHTGRKLKSGLTTNLSYVLLALVALIRPVAELFPNYSSVIVLLAAVGWTAAFALFVYEHAGMLCIGRKPLTIRGS from the coding sequence ATGCAGAACAAAAAGAATGACAGCGCCAACGCTCCCCGCGGAATGTCTCGTGAAGGCCTCGTCATCTTCTCTTACGGCTTCAGGCCGTTCTTTCTGGCAGCCGCGATTTGGGCGATCGTCAGCATCGACATATGGGCCGCCTTCCTGACTCTTGGACTTCCGGTGGCGACAGAGTATGGGACGCTCTACTGGCATGCCCATGAAATGCTGTTTGGCTTCGCGCCTGCGATCCTGGCCGGCTTTCTCCTGACCGCCATTCCCAACTGGACTGGTAGGCTGCCTATCGCTGGCAGGCCGCTCATGTGTCTGTTTGCGCTTTGGTCTGCTGGCCGAATCGCGATGCTTTCATCCGGAGTGATCGGGGTCGCGCCAGCCGCGGCGATCGATGCGCTCTTTCTGCCTGTCATGCTTGTCTTGTGCGCCCGAGAAGTGGTGGCGGGTAAGAAATGGAAAGACCTCAAAGTCATCGCGGGACTTGCCGTACTTTCGGCTGCCAACCTCCTGTTTCACGTTCAAGCTATCGCCGGCAATGGCCCGGACGTCTCGATCCGGCTCGGGCTGGGCGCCTACATCCTGCTAGTCACGATAGTGGGCGGTCGAATCCTTCCCAGTTTCACTCGGAACTGGATAAACCAATTCGGTCGAACAGATTTTCCTGTTCCCTATAATCGCTTTGACTCTGCGAGCATCATCGTTGGGGCTCTCTCGCTTGCAATCTGGTCGCTCGCACCAGATTCAATGGTAAGCGGCGCGCTTGGCTTGCTAGCTGCCGGCCTTAACGTGGCGCGTCTTGTCCGTTGGCGCGGTTGGGTTACGTCGCCCGAGCCAATCGTCTTCATCCTGCACGCCGCGTTTGCGTTTGTCCCACTTGGCTTTGCCGCGATCGCCCTTCAGGCGTTGGGACTGCCGGAGCTTGCGGTCATTCATGTCTTCGCGATCGGCGGCGTGTCGTTGATGATGCTGGCGGTGATGACGCGCGCAAGCCGTGGTCACACGGGACGAAAGCTGAAGTCAGGTTTGACAACAAACCTTTCCTACGTCTTGCTCGCATTGGTCGCTCTCATAAGGCCTGTTGCCGAACTTTTTCCGAACTACAGCAGCGTTATTGTGCTGCTCGCGGCAGTCGGTTGGACCGCGGCCTTCGCGCTTTTCGTGTACGAGCATGCCGGGATGCTCTGCATCGGGCGGAAACCACTGACGATCCGCGGAAGCTAA
- a CDS encoding ribbon-helix-helix protein, CopG family, with the protein MTKSHGSESVTLPVPSDVVASIEAIAEATDRSRNYIIVRALKTYLLNEGADVLAAVRGRDQIADGDYEDIDDLIADVDKIVAGQAA; encoded by the coding sequence ATGACCAAGTCGCATGGATCGGAATCTGTAACTCTCCCTGTCCCTTCGGATGTCGTTGCGAGCATTGAGGCTATCGCTGAAGCTACCGATCGATCAAGAAACTACATCATCGTTCGCGCCCTGAAGACGTATCTCCTAAACGAAGGGGCGGATGTGTTGGCGGCGGTTCGCGGCCGCGATCAGATCGCGGACGGAGATTATGAGGACATCGACGACCTCATCGCCGATGTGGACAAAATCGTTGCCGGACAGGCTGCATGA
- a CDS encoding DUF6522 family protein → MADQIDIKDFTLDADFLAGRFGVATEILRRQMQQGLVRSVIERGEGADAGKTRLTVRIGNRSWIAVVAEDGTRITERMAFCAIK, encoded by the coding sequence ATGGCCGATCAAATTGACATCAAAGATTTCACATTAGATGCCGACTTTCTAGCCGGTCGGTTCGGTGTCGCGACCGAAATCCTCCGCCGTCAGATGCAGCAGGGGCTCGTTCGCAGCGTGATAGAACGAGGCGAAGGCGCGGATGCAGGGAAAACACGGCTCACCGTCCGAATCGGCAATCGCTCTTGGATTGCCGTCGTTGCGGAAGACGGAACCAGGATCACCGAGCGTATGGCGTTCTGCGCTATTAAGTAG
- a CDS encoding metal-sulfur cluster assembly factor yields MPKPELTSDIVLDALRDIEDPEIGTNIVDLGLIYDVTIDKDRAVSVKMTTTTRFCPASAFLADAVKTRVESLEGVPRSTVELVYEPVWSPEMAELFSLGSVAK; encoded by the coding sequence ATGCCAAAACCTGAGTTAACATCCGACATAGTACTCGATGCCTTGCGGGACATAGAAGACCCCGAGATCGGAACGAACATCGTAGATCTAGGCTTGATTTACGACGTCACCATCGACAAGGATCGCGCGGTCAGCGTCAAGATGACAACGACAACCCGCTTCTGTCCCGCCTCGGCCTTTCTCGCAGATGCGGTGAAGACGCGCGTAGAGTCGCTAGAAGGGGTTCCGCGGTCAACTGTGGAACTCGTCTATGAGCCTGTATGGTCACCCGAAATGGCGGAGCTGTTTTCTTTAGGCTCCGTCGCTAAGTGA
- a CDS encoding DUF2249 domain-containing protein — protein MSENLNQSAGIPHIDVRILPPSERHPRIFGTLHTLTPGDMLHITSDHEPRPLQYQLETALPGKFSWEYLEQGPDVWRVEIIRLDAGCDCCCGSH, from the coding sequence ATGTCCGAGAACTTGAACCAATCTGCCGGAATCCCCCACATCGACGTTCGCATCCTACCTCCAAGCGAACGTCACCCCCGGATCTTTGGCACGCTCCACACCCTGACGCCGGGTGACATGCTGCACATTACGAGCGATCACGAACCGCGGCCGCTTCAATACCAGCTCGAGACTGCATTACCTGGCAAATTTTCCTGGGAGTATCTCGAGCAGGGGCCGGACGTTTGGCGAGTCGAAATTATTCGCCTCGACGCCGGATGCGACTGCTGCTGCGGCAGTCACTAG
- the hemN gene encoding oxygen-independent coproporphyrinogen III oxidase, with the protein MSKYLVAKYGEARLPRYTSYPTAPAFGEAVGAEQYAAALKDVARGDPVSLYLHVPFCRSMCWYCGCHTTITQKDAPILDYLDVMSREIELVADAAQGGIPVRNVHFGGGTPTIMKPHEFAALMKKLRTSFYFEDHASIAVEIDPRTLDSEMIVALGENGVNRASLGVQSFDPIVQKAINRIQTFNQTKAAVAGLRAYGVTSINFDLIYGLPFQTVDSCIETVQMAVELRPERFAVFGYAHVPAFKKHQRLIDETALPGASERNEQAEAIAQELIAAGYVRIGLDHFALPEDELAVASTNGRLHRNFQGYTTDDCSTLIGLGASSIGRLSSGYYQNHVAIGRYTEMVASGILPTAKGYLLTDEDRLRAQLIERLMCDFEVDVAEISGRAGYEAEFLLDRNERLEELIRDGVAVVVDGRVSVTKDSRFMVRAVAAAFDAYLGASGRTHSKAA; encoded by the coding sequence ATGTCGAAATATCTGGTGGCCAAGTACGGCGAAGCGCGCCTCCCGCGTTATACAAGCTATCCGACAGCTCCCGCCTTCGGAGAAGCTGTCGGTGCCGAGCAATATGCAGCGGCGCTTAAGGACGTGGCCCGCGGCGATCCCGTGTCATTATATCTCCACGTGCCATTTTGCAGATCGATGTGCTGGTACTGTGGCTGTCACACCACGATTACCCAGAAGGACGCTCCCATCCTTGATTACCTGGATGTCATGAGCCGGGAGATCGAATTGGTGGCGGATGCCGCCCAGGGAGGGATTCCCGTTCGAAACGTGCACTTTGGCGGCGGCACGCCGACCATCATGAAACCGCATGAATTTGCGGCTCTTATGAAGAAGCTGAGAACTTCCTTTTACTTCGAGGACCACGCCAGCATCGCGGTGGAGATCGATCCTAGGACGCTCGACAGCGAAATGATCGTGGCGTTAGGCGAAAACGGTGTGAACCGGGCCAGCCTAGGCGTCCAGAGCTTCGATCCGATCGTACAGAAGGCGATTAACCGAATTCAGACCTTCAACCAGACGAAGGCAGCGGTTGCGGGCTTGCGGGCCTATGGCGTGACCAGCATCAATTTCGACCTGATCTATGGATTGCCATTTCAAACCGTCGACTCGTGCATAGAAACGGTTCAAATGGCGGTCGAACTTCGCCCAGAGCGTTTCGCAGTCTTCGGCTACGCGCATGTTCCTGCCTTTAAAAAGCATCAACGCTTGATCGACGAAACTGCGCTTCCGGGCGCGTCTGAACGCAATGAGCAGGCGGAAGCAATAGCCCAAGAGCTCATTGCAGCAGGCTACGTGCGGATCGGCTTGGATCACTTCGCATTGCCTGAGGATGAACTTGCGGTTGCCTCCACTAACGGGCGGCTCCACAGAAACTTCCAAGGCTACACCACAGACGACTGCAGCACTCTGATCGGTCTAGGCGCGTCGTCGATCGGCCGTCTTTCCTCGGGCTACTACCAAAATCATGTGGCGATAGGACGATATACCGAAATGGTGGCGTCCGGCATTCTTCCGACCGCCAAAGGCTACCTGCTCACGGACGAAGACAGGTTGAGGGCTCAGCTTATCGAGCGCCTGATGTGCGACTTCGAGGTGGACGTTGCCGAGATCAGCGGCAGGGCTGGTTACGAGGCGGAATTCCTGCTCGACCGCAATGAACGCCTTGAAGAGCTCATTCGAGATGGCGTCGCCGTCGTCGTCGATGGTCGGGTGTCCGTCACCAAGGACTCGCGGTTCATGGTACGCGCTGTTGCTGCAGCCTTCGACGCGTATCTCGGCGCATCTGGCAGAACGCATAGCAAAGCAGCTTGA
- a CDS encoding pyridoxamine 5'-phosphate oxidase family protein: MSMHLRELSPNECYEILEHTRFGHLACCRNGQPYIAAIYFAFSGNMAYSFTMPGKKLDWMRENEKVCLHVEHRSTSGWTSVLIDGAFEEFPDNDLWRDERMRAWSLLQAQPDWWEIGSLSTHEIPVLSEPPHAFYGILVHSVSGRSASRAD; encoded by the coding sequence ATGTCGATGCATCTACGCGAACTGAGCCCAAACGAATGCTACGAGATTCTGGAGCATACCCGCTTCGGACACCTTGCGTGCTGCAGAAATGGACAGCCTTACATCGCGGCCATCTACTTCGCCTTCTCCGGCAACATGGCATATAGCTTCACGATGCCAGGCAAGAAGCTCGATTGGATGAGAGAGAACGAGAAGGTCTGCCTCCATGTCGAGCATCGGTCGACCTCCGGCTGGACAAGCGTGTTGATCGACGGGGCTTTCGAGGAGTTTCCCGATAATGATCTCTGGCGGGATGAGCGCATGAGGGCCTGGTCGCTCTTACAGGCCCAGCCCGACTGGTGGGAGATTGGGTCTCTTTCGACGCACGAGATTCCCGTTCTCTCAGAACCTCCGCACGCCTTCTACGGTATCTTGGTTCATTCGGTTTCGGGACGAAGCGCCAGCAGAGCCGATTAG
- a CDS encoding BON domain-containing protein has translation MDVTDIIPIGDDALSTAVRSRLQLELGLTHQDVKATVSEGVVTLRGKLGSASRREAAKVSAESVKGVRRVINDISMAYHMAAGPRRGLAF, from the coding sequence ATGGACGTAACCGACATTATCCCAATTGGCGACGACGCCCTGTCCACAGCCGTCAGGAGCCGTCTGCAGCTTGAACTCGGACTAACCCATCAGGACGTGAAGGCCACCGTCTCAGAAGGCGTCGTGACCTTGCGCGGCAAGTTGGGGAGCGCGTCCAGACGGGAAGCAGCGAAGGTGTCCGCAGAAAGCGTGAAAGGCGTACGAAGGGTCATCAATGACATCTCGATGGCCTATCACATGGCGGCCGGTCCGAGGCGGGGTTTGGCTTTTTGA
- a CDS encoding PAS domain-containing protein: protein MKSQHNEAEAPFEFDELFFSRTDKRGKICSGNSVFRRISRFDWDELLGKPHNVIRHPDMPRGVFWLMWDRIRRGLPTGAYIKNRAKDGDHYWVYAIVTSIEDGYLSVRLKPSGPLFEVVKSAYERLLSIEERERVSPQQSASLLMQHLQEHDFEDYDAFMASSLLAELAARDDKIGRSRNGLVELLADLCGTSRRLYGIAREIMGAYANHRFVPLNLIVHSGRLGSSGAAIGKISQNYGTLATEIEAALETFSVSARKVTEAIQHGAFLIGTARLQDEMSAAFLEEVLDDRIDRIEETTCLDSQTSSFWTRSFEGLAKIQGETSDFIRAAGDMKRLSTGLAAIRVMGKVEAGRLRTRVLSDLVADLAAFQERLNVGLVEISRLNDTLLNSTRHVLRAFDTADGRNRSSV, encoded by the coding sequence ATGAAAAGCCAGCACAATGAAGCCGAGGCTCCCTTCGAATTTGATGAACTATTTTTTTCGCGAACCGACAAGCGTGGGAAGATTTGCTCGGGAAACAGCGTCTTTCGACGAATAAGCAGATTTGACTGGGACGAACTACTTGGGAAGCCGCACAACGTGATCCGGCACCCGGACATGCCACGCGGCGTTTTCTGGCTGATGTGGGATAGGATTCGGCGGGGGCTCCCAACCGGCGCCTACATCAAGAACCGAGCCAAGGATGGAGATCACTACTGGGTCTACGCGATCGTGACATCGATCGAGGACGGATATCTGTCCGTTCGGCTAAAACCATCCGGTCCGCTTTTTGAGGTTGTCAAATCAGCGTACGAGCGGCTGCTCAGCATAGAGGAGCGTGAGAGGGTGTCGCCGCAGCAGAGCGCCAGCTTGCTCATGCAGCATCTTCAGGAACATGACTTCGAAGACTATGACGCGTTCATGGCGAGCAGTCTTCTCGCTGAACTTGCTGCCCGCGATGACAAGATCGGGCGCTCCCGCAACGGCTTGGTCGAACTGCTTGCAGATCTCTGCGGCACATCCAGGAGGCTGTACGGCATCGCCCGCGAGATCATGGGAGCATATGCGAATCATCGATTCGTTCCTTTGAACCTGATCGTGCACTCAGGACGTCTCGGAAGTTCAGGAGCGGCGATTGGAAAGATCTCCCAGAACTACGGTACGCTCGCGACAGAAATCGAGGCTGCACTGGAAACCTTCTCGGTCTCCGCCCGAAAGGTCACCGAAGCCATCCAGCACGGCGCTTTCCTTATCGGAACGGCGCGGCTCCAAGATGAGATGTCCGCGGCCTTCCTCGAAGAAGTCCTCGACGACAGGATCGACAGGATAGAGGAGACTACGTGCCTCGACAGCCAGACCTCAAGTTTTTGGACGAGGTCGTTCGAAGGCCTTGCCAAGATCCAGGGAGAAACATCCGACTTCATAAGAGCCGCCGGAGATATGAAACGACTGTCGACGGGACTGGCGGCCATCCGAGTCATGGGAAAGGTCGAGGCCGGCAGGCTCCGCACGCGTGTCCTTTCCGATCTTGTCGCGGACCTCGCGGCCTTCCAAGAGAGGTTGAACGTTGGCCTCGTTGAGATCTCCCGCCTGAATGACACGCTGCTGAACAGTACCCGACATGTCTTGAGAGCTTTCGATACGGCCGACGGTCGGAATCGTTCTTCTGTTTGA
- the hemE gene encoding uroporphyrinogen decarboxylase, which yields MRRNLVRVLDGETLSPPPIWLMRQAGRYLPEYLETRAQAGSFLQLCYNPELATEVTLQPIRRFGLDAAILFSDILVIPDALKRNVRFNEGHGPVMDPIDEYGIATLSAESIFAHLSPVIQTVESLRIRLPAPTALLGFCGAPWTVATYMVAGRATPDQAPARLFAYRHPEAFERLLTLLADVSVEYLVAQLDAGADAVQIFDSWAGVLGEPEFEAYAVRPVARMIKGIRARRPSAKIIAFPKGAGLMLKEYRRRTGADAIGLDWTVPLDFAFELQKDGPVQGNLDPMRLAAGGSTLDEGVDAILQRLGDGPLIFNLGHGIIPQVAPENVQRLIDRVRGISES from the coding sequence ATGCGCAGAAATCTTGTTCGCGTCCTTGACGGGGAAACCCTTTCGCCTCCCCCGATCTGGCTCATGAGGCAGGCTGGTCGCTATCTTCCCGAATACCTGGAAACGCGGGCGCAGGCGGGAAGCTTCTTGCAGCTATGCTACAACCCGGAACTCGCGACGGAGGTCACTCTGCAGCCGATACGTCGGTTCGGGCTCGATGCCGCCATCCTGTTTTCAGACATTCTAGTGATTCCGGATGCATTGAAGCGCAATGTCCGTTTCAATGAGGGGCATGGCCCAGTAATGGATCCGATCGACGAATACGGGATCGCGACCCTGAGCGCCGAGAGCATCTTTGCTCACCTCAGCCCGGTTATTCAGACGGTGGAATCACTCCGGATCAGACTTCCCGCCCCCACGGCCCTACTTGGTTTCTGTGGAGCTCCGTGGACGGTGGCAACGTACATGGTGGCCGGGAGGGCCACTCCCGATCAGGCCCCTGCCCGTCTCTTTGCGTATCGGCATCCAGAAGCCTTCGAACGGCTGCTCACGCTATTGGCCGACGTTTCGGTGGAGTATCTGGTCGCTCAGCTAGACGCAGGCGCCGACGCGGTGCAGATATTCGACTCCTGGGCGGGCGTTTTAGGCGAACCGGAGTTCGAGGCGTACGCCGTCCGGCCGGTCGCACGGATGATCAAAGGCATCAGGGCCAGACGCCCTTCGGCGAAGATCATAGCCTTCCCAAAGGGCGCGGGATTGATGCTGAAAGAATATCGGCGCAGAACGGGAGCGGATGCCATCGGTCTTGACTGGACCGTCCCACTCGACTTCGCGTTTGAGCTGCAGAAGGACGGCCCCGTTCAGGGCAATCTCGATCCCATGCGACTTGCGGCCGGCGGCAGCACTCTTGATGAAGGCGTAGATGCAATTTTGCAGCGCCTTGGCGACGGCCCGCTGATCTTCAACCTGGGACACGGGATCATTCCCCAGGTAGCTCCCGAAAACGTTCAGCGGCTCATCGACCGCGTCAGGGGCATATCGGAATCCTAG
- a CDS encoding cytochrome c oxidase subunit 3, with product MTLIADTSEETAIEEANDDLLVWILAWSELAAFGALLVAFVVVSWLHPEEVAAGRARMTLVVPAFNTAILLLSGWAAAVAATPVPLLKRRIALCAASAGGLLFVALKLYEYSLEGASLLSDDAFSTLYILMTGFHLVHVLFGSLVLALLARFPSPQNVHLMTTLWHVIDIVWLVMFPIVYLI from the coding sequence ATGACATTGATTGCCGATACATCTGAAGAGACTGCTATCGAAGAAGCCAACGACGACCTGCTCGTCTGGATCCTCGCGTGGAGCGAGCTTGCCGCTTTTGGCGCTCTTCTGGTCGCCTTCGTCGTCGTTTCCTGGCTTCATCCGGAAGAAGTTGCAGCAGGGCGAGCTCGCATGACGCTTGTCGTTCCTGCCTTCAACACTGCGATCCTTCTGCTAAGCGGATGGGCCGCAGCGGTCGCCGCAACGCCAGTACCACTGCTCAAGCGGAGGATCGCGCTGTGCGCGGCTTCTGCAGGCGGACTGCTTTTCGTTGCCCTGAAGCTGTACGAGTACAGCCTGGAAGGTGCGTCTCTGCTTTCGGACGACGCGTTCTCGACCCTCTATATTTTAATGACGGGTTTTCATCTCGTCCACGTCCTCTTCGGTTCGCTGGTGCTGGCGTTGCTTGCCCGCTTTCCTTCCCCCCAGAACGTCCATCTCATGACGACGCTGTGGCATGTGATCGACATCGTCTGGCTTGTCATGTTTCCGATCGTATACCTGATATGA